The sequence atggCAATTTTGACAGAAGCTTTGattttgcaaaaaaatatatataaatgtgcaGCCTCAGCTGGTTCCAGCAAATGTGAAACTGAACAGAAACAATACAGTCTCTTTATTGAGTTCAGTGTGGCTAGAGATACAGTTTTAGTTCTGTATTTTCTCAACAGTTGGGTTTCCCAGATGAGAATTGAAAGTTCAGCAATGCAAGAATGAAGCTTTTAGATTCACATTTCCCAGCCTTGTTTTGATGTTGGAGCTAATGTACATTCCCCACGCTTTTTGCATTCTACTTATGAAAGGTTCTACTTGCAAAACGGAAGCGAGATGGGAAGTATTACGCCATCAAAGTCTTGCAGAAAAAGGTCATTTTAAACCGGAGAGAGGTAAACGGCTGTTTagctaaaaaaaatattcttccaCACCTGACctgactgttttgtttttccttcatGTTCTTACAGTCCATTTATCTGTTGATCTTTTTTCTTTAGCAAAAACATATCATGGCTGAGCGCAATGTACTGTTGAAAAATGTGCAGCACCCCTTCCTGGTTGGCTTGCATTATTCCTTCCAGACGACAGACAAGTTGTACTTCGTCTTGGATTTCGTCAACGGTGGAGAAGTGAGTACTTTTGAACACGTGGGCACTACATGCCCATACAAGTCATCTGGACgaggggtgggtgagggggtggtggtggtggggaccTCCGGGcattataaaaacacaagaagcTGTGCTGCCAATTAGTCTTGCAAATGACTGACATCTGGCTTGTCATTCATTTTAAAAGGTCAATTTTCTGCTCGTAAAGGGCAGTCTACATATTCACGTGTGGCAAGAGCTAAGTAGATTAGAAGGCACAAGGAAAATCACTCTGGACAAGGGCTGGCTAATTTTAAATGGCTCATGATCCTTGCTCTGTGTTGCACAAATTAGTTTCTAGAGAGAACAGCTGATCATATTCCTTTTGACAGGATCATGATTCATGATTCATCAGTGCTTCTAACTGACCAGCATTTACATCTACATCTACACTGACCTCTGTCAAAAGTACACAATGAATCAGTTATTTCAAGTTCGTTTCATCACTTTAGTTATTTCAAGTATAATATTTAGAATTTCTCTGTAGTCCTAAAAATCAACAAGAAGCAGATAGGAGAAGGGAAATGTCTCCATTTGAATAACTCTATCATGACCGCATCTGCTCCATAAGCACATGTTATTCTGTAGGATTGAGCATCAGCATTCAAAAGCCAAGACTATAGACTGGATGATTGCCATTGGGTGATAACAGTTTCATTTTTAATCACAAACCTTATTTCTCTTGCACAAACCTTATATGCTTGCTGTGAAATTTAAAGTAACAATGAAACAACTCTGTTTTGAATGTTCCATTATAATTATGGGAACTAGGCCCCAGTGTGAGTGACCTTGAGACCTTCAGTGTCCACAATGGGCTAGTTTTAGCAATAGGACCAGTTGACTGGAACTGAGTCCATAGTGCTGATGTGTCCAtagtgttggtgttttgtgCACCCTGCACTGGGTTCGCTGTTGAGGACCTTGTCAAATGTTTTCCTTGGCTGAAAGATGGTCATCTTCTTAAGCAGGTGTTGTTGGGGAAAGCAGCGCTCTAGTTTCCTGAAGGGTTTGGGCATAATGAATTTCACTTTAGAGTTTTTAATGTGCACCTCTGTCTCCCCTAAATGACGCTCCTTGTCCCCCATCACTGATGGGATGTCCAGATGTCTCTTGGCTGGAGTAGAGTGCTCCTTCCTTTGTGCTCAGTTTATCTGTTTACCTTAACTGTTCTGTAATACCTAAAGCCTTAATTGAGGTTTAATATAATGTGTCCTTTGTGGTTGCAGCTGTTTTTCCATCTGCAAAAGGAACGGACCTTCCCTGAGCTCAGAGCAAAGTTCTACATCGCTGAGATAGCAAGTGCCCTCGGCTATTTGCATTCTCTCAATATTGTTTACAGGTACTTCATCTCGTGCCTCTTACTCATTGATGTACTACCGTAGACCTGTTTCATACTTTCATATATACAAGGTCAACCGTTTTTTGCTTGTACCCTTTTCCCTAGTTTATCCGAGTTTAGCATTTTATGTGCTTGGAATTAAATGCAACATGCCTCTTCTCAATTAGCCATACAATTTCCTTCTCACATtggcaaaaaaatatattactGGACATTCCAAACTTAACCATTTCTTTGAAGTGCCGTCTCTCCTTCTATCTGCCTCTGCAGTTTTAAACTTGGCTAATGTCATCAGTTCCACCAGCATGCTCATATTGGTAGAATAACTGACATGTGACCACAGTGCACATGCCACCTCAAAGGATCTTTTCCGTTTTTGTCGGCCAAATGAAGTTAACGTTTATTTTTGGAAATGTCTTAACATTAATTTAGTTCAATAATGTAGAACTAGTTCTTGGGCTGAACTGCCACAGCTTTCTTGTTACATTCTGTCACTTTCACACTGAAGTGAACATTGACCCTATGCTTTCTCTGGTTGATCATTTTGCCAGCCGTAAAAATATTTTAGAGTTCCTTGGATAGAGCTCTAATACTAGGATAACTTTAACGTAACATTACAACATAATGGTAACTTATTATGATAACTTTTTGTGGCCTAAATGTGTTATGATTGAAACCAATTTAAAAATGTAAGACTTACTTGATATAATATGCTGCACAAACATTATAATGGAAACATGGATAATCATGTTGGCTTGCACAGAAGGCCATGGCTGTGTCCAAAGAATTCTCATGGTTGTATAATGTTTAAAGAATGCTGTTCCAACAGAATGCTCTGTGTCTTTCCAGGGATCTGAAGCCAGAGAATATTCTGCTGGACTACCAAGTAAGATTCCTTTCCCTCTGAAGCTGATCATAGGTCGGGTATCAGATTATGTATTTAGCCTAATTTTCTGGGGTCAGATTTCAAGGAAAGGATATGAAGACTTGTTACACCTACACTCTCAAATCCCTTATGTCAGCAGTTGGCCATATTGCCCCCTAAAGTGTAGCTGAAGGTAATCTGTTTTGTAGGTCTAAGAATCCAACACTTTGACCTCAGACTAAGAAAATGGTTCAGTGTACACTGCAACTGTACCATTCTTTAGCCAAATAAAATATTTTCCTAAATGTTCAGGTGTCATCTCAGTATTGCATAAAGAATAGTTTTGATTCCATGTTGTAATGCTCATCTCCAGCTAGTGAGTGTGCTGAGGAAGGTGGTGCCGACCTGCATTCCTCCTACACAAATGATTCCTCAGTTTTTCTTAGGTTGTGAATGGGTGGCCTGTATGCTAAATTCTGTCTATGTCTGCTGTCTTTATAAGGGACATATAGTCTTAACGGACTTTGGATTGTGCAAGGAAGGCATTTCCCAGGCGGATACAACAACCACGTTTTGTGGGACACCAGAGGTAAATGGTGGTTTTGATAATGCCATTTCCTTTTTGTCCTGTTTACCATGTAGTGAATTTGGTCAGTATTGTGTAATTTCATGTGAACTCCTTGTGAAATGTAAATCCAGTCTGACCCTTTTTTGCTCAATACTCAAGGTTCCTTTTTTGACATACAATCTCAATAGCACAAATGTGTATATTGGTGTATATTACCCTTTGAATGACATACAGTAGATCCTTATCTCTACAGATGAATAGATGCATATGGTATGAATGTAACATTGCGTAATTGTGTGACCCTTGAACAGTATCTAGCCCCGGAGGTGTTGAGGAAGCAGCCGTATGATAACACAGTCGACTGGTGGTGCCTTGGCTCGGTCCTGTACGAGATGCTTTATGGCCTGGTATGTTTTCACTGTCTGCTGTCATGctaggaccccccccccctcttgacTAGTCGTTTGTGAGATACTTCTGAGGGGTTGGTTGACATTGGCTTTGTATGGAAATGTCTTTTTGCTGTGATGACGCCAAATGTTTTATTGGTTTGGAAATTAGTTCTACCCATGAGGCTTCttgtattattgtttttatgcctttttgtgatttaaaaagaaaaatgtatgaTGTCTGATGCAAATGTGTTTGAGATAGCCGCTAAATTCACTATGCATGTACCAAGCTAACAACATTTGCAAAAGAGTTAACAAAATATCCCTTAAATTGAGACTGTATGGTAGATTTATTATacgatacatttaaaaaaaattgtttctcTTGATTAGCCTCCGTTCTATAGCAGAGACACCCACGAGATGTATGATAACATACTCCACAAGGACCTGTTGATGCGGCCGGGAGCATCTCCTACCGCCTGGTCAATACTGCAGGCACTGCTGGAGAAAGACCACACCAGGAGACTGGGCTTCAGAGATGACTTTGTAAGGGCTCTTACACTGTTGCGCACGGTTGCACAGATGTCTCCCTCTAGTGAGGATAGTGTGTAGGGTGGACTTGGAGACAGTCGCAGTGAAGAGTGCAGGCTGGGAGTTGGGTGGTGGGACTACCATACAAAAAATATTTATGCTGTCTACTAAGTTTGTTTAATAAGCCTCTTGACTTTGAAAAAATTCAGCTATGATGTTGTAGACTTGGTCTCTATCCTATTGTTTTTGAGCTTGTGCAGAAATGTTACCTTTTAAACCTGTTAAGttaagtagaaaaaaaaaaatgatgtgtgtAATTACATTAATCTAATGTGCATAATTACATTAatctgtatgtttttatttgtccTTCAGAATGAGGTTAAAAGACACAATTTCTTTGCTTCCATCAACTGGGATGACCTGGAGCAGAGAAAAATCCCACCCCCATTCAACCCCAATGTGGTAGGCTAAATGTTCATGTTTGTCGTCATATCAGATTTAGCATAAATAGACTATAGGTAACAATGCAAAAACAGTTTGTGATAAATATTAATGTCACACTGCTGTAACTTGCAGGATTCTCAGTATGACATCACCAACTTTGACCCAGAGTTCACGGATGAAACCGTCCCCAACTCTGTGTGCTACTCAACCGAGCATTCCATTGTCAACGCCAGTGTTATGGAGGCTGACGACGCCTTCCTGGGGTTCTCTTACGCCCCACCTTCCGATGACTCTTTCCTGTAAAAGAACTGGAATTTTGGAAAATTCAGTGAGCTGCGTTGAACTGTGCTCCACTGCCTGCTTTGTAATAGTTGCCTTACTAGTAGATAATTCCTTTGGATAAAAgggaagcatttttttttagtaGGATGGACCCTTCAAGACACGGGCATAGCACTTGATAACATAAAGCAGAAATGAGTGAATGGTTTGAGATACAGTGTGTTTCaaatctttattttttatttctcaaaTAACAGAGTTATATTTTTAAAAATCGATTGACAACTTACCTGATATATATGTTTAATTTGGCTCTGTCCAAATTATTGTCTATGGTTAATCTTTCCCGCTGAACCGGACTCTTGTGGAAAAAGTCAATTTTCAAACATATTGATTGTGTATTGTAAAATATTTCATATTGATGAATTTGTCTGGTTATGGATTCCTTTTTGGTGGTATGGTCAtctttgaaatgtttaaaagtaTCAAATTTAATTATATAGTAAACATTCTCTTTTTTTGCCCCTCACCAAAGATTGTTTACACATGCCCTGCTATACATCCCTGTAAATTGTATGTTAATAGAACATATCaaatatttgatttgttttataaTGGCAAATGTATGTATAGGCCGATGAATGGATTATGAATATGTATTTCGACCTTTTTGCAAAACACGAAATTAATTGATATTTTGTGCTTAAAGATGATGAGCACTTTTGTACAgaaaacatttgaaatgttaAGTTACAGAGTTGGATTTAAAAGGGGACCATGTAAAATGCagctatagtgtgtgtataatgtatgGTCTGTTACAATCACTCTAAAATAGAAATTCCCAACAGTAATTAACTGAAACTGCCAACTCCCAACAGCTCCTGCAATTTCTGAGAAAGTGCATTTAGTAGGTTGATGTGGCCTAAAGTGGTTTCCCCTCATGCTGTAGGATACTGTCCTCAATAAAACGTTTCTTTGAACTGTCAGGAAGTTTTTTCGCGAGAGTAACAGAATGCTATATGTTTGCGGTCACGAGACCCCTAAAGGGTGTGTGAAAGTTAATGATGGAGGATTTTTTATCCTTGAAAGAAGCAATAGTTTCATATTTAGACAGAACCGGTGGGCTTCAACAGCTTATAGCTGACTGCAAATCGTTCAAAGGTGAGTTCAATCTGATTCTTGCCATCAACTTCGGTATGTTAGCTAGTAACCTACATCGTTTAGCTACGTTAGCTAGCAAACTATCTAGGATAGGTTGCTGTCACTGAACAATGTAACGTCTGGTAATAATCATTTGGCAGTATCCTAGTTAGCCAGCGTCAGTTTCCAGTAATGGTGACTGAATTTTAACTAAATGAAACCAGTGAAACAAGATACCATCACTAGAGCCTTACCCAACCTTTCTACATGTCCACTAGAATCCTCTCAGGGTGATGCAGTGTATCGCTTCAGTTTTCATGTGAGTCCCAGCGACCTTACTGAACTAGATGCCAGACTGGGAGACGTCGTTTTACATGAACCGCTAAAAGCCAAAGCACTGTTTCGATCGGTAAGTAGGGTAGGACCTAACCTGCGCCTAGATATATCTGAAAGTGAGTTTGCAAGTGTGGTGTCCCAGTTATACCAAGTAAATGTGTCTTGTCCTCTAGGTTTGCTTTTTGTCCATAAAGACACTGTCACTCATGGACCAGATCCACATGGAGAGTCAGGTAAGGCATCACCTTACGTCAGGTTAGGCCCAACTAAACGATAGGGCCTAGATTTACATATTTGAGACCAAGTTAAAAATGTCCAGGCCTATATTTTAATCCAAAATAAACCTG comes from Clupea harengus unplaced genomic scaffold, Ch_v2.0.2, whole genome shotgun sequence and encodes:
- the sgk3 gene encoding serine/threonine-protein kinase Sgk3, which produces MEETSSCPNVSIPCHNEQRDKKKRYTVYKVMVTVGRHEWFVFRRYTEFDKLYNTLKKQFPSLNLKIPAKRIFGDNFDPEFIKQRRTGLNEFIQRIVSHPQLSSHPDVQGFLQMDKFKNFSDASEDEDEKNNTTSRNINLGPSGNPHAKPSDFDFLKVIGKGSFGKVLLAKRKRDGKYYAIKVLQKKVILNRREQKHIMAERNVLLKNVQHPFLVGLHYSFQTTDKLYFVLDFVNGGELFFHLQKERTFPELRAKFYIAEIASALGYLHSLNIVYRDLKPENILLDYQGHIVLTDFGLCKEGISQADTTTTFCGTPEYLAPEVLRKQPYDNTVDWWCLGSVLYEMLYGLPPFYSRDTHEMYDNILHKDLLMRPGASPTAWSILQALLEKDHTRRLGFRDDFNEVKRHNFFASINWDDLEQRKIPPPFNPNVDSQYDITNFDPEFTDETVPNSVCYSTEHSIVNASVMEADDAFLGFSYAPPSDDSFL